The following are encoded in a window of Aromatoleum petrolei genomic DNA:
- the fabI gene encoding enoyl-ACP reductase FabI, with protein MGFLAGKRILITGLLSNRSISYGIAKAMHREGAELAFTYQNERFQDRVAKMAAEFGSDLIFPCDVQNDEEITALFDQLAQKWDGLDGLVHSIAFAPGDALEGDFLEGFSREAFRISQEISAGSFPLLAKAARPMMKGRRGALLTMSYLGAVRTMPNYNIMGLAKASLESAVRYLAVCLGPEGTRVNAISAGPIKTLAASGIGSFSKLLSFNEHNAPLRRNVTIEEVGNAAAFLCSDLASGMTGEIMYVDGGFNTTALGNSEQP; from the coding sequence ATGGGCTTTCTCGCCGGAAAACGCATTCTGATCACCGGACTGCTCAGCAATCGCTCGATTTCGTACGGCATCGCCAAAGCCATGCACCGTGAAGGCGCTGAACTCGCCTTCACGTACCAGAACGAACGCTTCCAGGACCGTGTAGCCAAGATGGCTGCCGAGTTCGGTTCGGACCTCATCTTCCCGTGCGACGTTCAGAACGACGAGGAAATCACGGCGCTGTTCGACCAGCTGGCGCAGAAATGGGATGGCCTCGACGGCCTCGTCCATTCGATCGCCTTTGCGCCTGGCGACGCCCTGGAAGGCGACTTCCTCGAGGGCTTCTCGCGCGAAGCGTTCCGCATCTCCCAGGAAATCAGCGCCGGCAGCTTCCCACTGCTCGCCAAGGCCGCACGTCCGATGATGAAGGGGCGCCGCGGCGCGCTGCTGACGATGTCCTACCTCGGAGCGGTGCGCACCATGCCCAACTACAACATCATGGGCCTGGCCAAGGCGAGCCTCGAGAGCGCCGTGCGCTATCTCGCCGTCTGCCTCGGCCCGGAAGGCACCCGTGTGAACGCGATCTCGGCTGGCCCGATCAAGACGCTGGCCGCGTCCGGCATCGGTAGCTTCAGCAAGCTGTTGTCGTTCAACGAGCACAACGCCCCGCTGCGCCGCAACGTCACCATCGAGGAAGTCGGCAACGCCGCAGCCTTCCTCTGTTCGGACCTTGCAAGCGGCATGACCGGCGAGATCATGTACGTCGATGGCGGTTTCAACACGACCGCGCTTGGCAACTCGGAACAGCCCTGA
- a CDS encoding ABC transporter substrate-binding protein translates to MLRRFPLLLVFFALLAACGPVWNDPYPASERGSNIMYSAFTDRPKHLDPVQSYSEDEATFLYQIYEPPLQYHYLKRPYTLIPGSAATMPLVRRYDDSGRELPENAPASQVARSVYEIRIRPGILYQPHPALAREADGSLRYASLSAADLEGVRSLADFAETGTRELEAGDFVHQIKRLAHPRLHSPIFELIAEYLPGLKTLQKTLADEASQGSNALDLERHAIPGIEIVDRYTYRITLKGAYPQFLYWLSMPFFAPVPPEADRFYGQPGMAERNLTLDWWPIGTGPYMLSENNPNARMVLARNPNFRSESFPCEGEPGDREAGLLADCGKSMPFIDKVVFTREREGIPYWNKFLQGYYDASGVSSDNFDQAVTMTSQGEVSLSDEMRAQGIELLTSVSPSIFYLGFNMLDSVVGGGADAEGQARARKLRQAISVALDMNEFVSIFLNGRGVTAMHPIPPGIFGARDGEAGINPVVYEWRDGRAVRRSKEVARRLLAEAGYPDGRDAKTGEPLILNLDTTPGGLGDKSRSDWLAKQFRELGVQFVVRATDYNRFQDKIREGNAQLFFFGWNADYPDPENMLFLLHGAQAKVKESGQNAANYVNPEYDRLFEKMKSMPDGAERQVVIDRMVAILQHDAPWIFGFHPKAYSLQHGWVMNRKTGSMVRNTLKYQRIDLERRSAARAEWNRPVVWPLVFVGLLALAAIAPAFVHYRRRERATALGGGR, encoded by the coding sequence ATGTTGCGCCGTTTCCCGCTCCTGCTGGTGTTTTTCGCCTTGCTCGCTGCTTGCGGGCCGGTGTGGAACGACCCCTATCCGGCGTCGGAGCGGGGAAGCAACATCATGTACTCGGCATTCACGGACCGCCCAAAGCACCTCGATCCGGTGCAGTCGTATAGTGAGGACGAGGCGACCTTCCTGTATCAGATCTATGAGCCGCCGCTCCAGTATCACTACCTGAAGCGGCCGTACACGCTGATTCCGGGAAGCGCGGCGACCATGCCGCTCGTGCGGCGCTATGACGATTCCGGGCGGGAACTGCCGGAGAACGCCCCTGCGTCCCAGGTTGCCAGGAGCGTGTATGAGATCCGGATCCGGCCGGGCATCCTGTACCAGCCCCACCCGGCGCTGGCACGGGAGGCAGACGGCTCTCTGCGCTATGCGAGCCTGTCCGCAGCCGATCTGGAAGGCGTGCGCAGCCTCGCCGATTTTGCCGAGACCGGCACGCGCGAACTGGAGGCGGGCGATTTCGTCCATCAGATCAAGCGGCTTGCGCATCCGCGCCTGCACTCGCCGATTTTCGAGCTCATCGCCGAGTATCTTCCGGGCCTCAAGACCTTGCAGAAGACGCTGGCCGATGAGGCCTCGCAGGGTTCAAACGCGCTCGATCTGGAACGTCACGCCATCCCTGGCATCGAGATCGTCGACCGTTACACCTACCGGATCACTCTGAAGGGCGCCTATCCGCAGTTTCTGTATTGGCTGTCGATGCCGTTTTTTGCGCCGGTCCCGCCCGAGGCGGATCGTTTCTACGGTCAGCCGGGCATGGCCGAGCGCAATTTGACGCTCGATTGGTGGCCCATCGGGACCGGGCCGTACATGCTGTCGGAGAACAATCCGAACGCACGCATGGTGCTCGCGCGGAATCCGAATTTCCGCAGCGAGAGCTTTCCGTGCGAAGGCGAACCGGGCGACCGGGAAGCCGGCCTGCTTGCAGATTGCGGCAAGTCGATGCCTTTCATCGACAAGGTCGTGTTCACGCGCGAGCGGGAAGGCATTCCGTACTGGAATAAATTCCTGCAGGGCTATTACGACGCTTCCGGGGTCTCGTCGGACAACTTCGATCAGGCGGTGACGATGACGAGCCAGGGCGAGGTGTCGCTGTCGGACGAGATGCGCGCGCAAGGGATCGAGTTGCTGACGTCGGTGTCGCCTTCGATCTTCTACCTTGGTTTCAACATGCTCGACAGCGTGGTCGGAGGGGGCGCCGATGCGGAGGGACAGGCGCGGGCGCGCAAGTTGCGCCAGGCGATCTCCGTCGCGCTGGACATGAACGAGTTCGTGTCGATTTTCCTGAATGGGCGCGGCGTGACGGCGATGCATCCGATTCCTCCGGGTATCTTCGGCGCACGCGACGGTGAGGCGGGCATCAATCCGGTGGTGTACGAATGGCGTGACGGGCGGGCGGTCCGGCGCAGCAAGGAGGTGGCACGCCGCCTGCTGGCCGAGGCGGGCTATCCCGACGGGCGCGATGCGAAGACCGGGGAGCCGCTGATCCTGAATCTGGACACGACGCCGGGCGGCTTGGGCGACAAGTCGCGCTCCGACTGGCTGGCCAAGCAGTTCCGCGAACTCGGAGTGCAGTTCGTGGTGCGCGCGACCGATTACAACCGCTTCCAGGACAAGATCCGGGAGGGCAACGCGCAACTGTTCTTCTTCGGCTGGAACGCCGACTATCCAGACCCGGAGAACATGCTCTTCCTGTTGCACGGTGCGCAGGCAAAGGTGAAGGAGTCGGGCCAGAACGCGGCCAACTACGTGAATCCCGAGTACGACCGTCTGTTCGAGAAGATGAAAAGCATGCCGGACGGTGCCGAGCGGCAGGTGGTCATCGATCGCATGGTGGCGATCCTGCAGCACGATGCGCCGTGGATCTTCGGCTTCCACCCGAAGGCGTACTCACTACAGCACGGCTGGGTAATGAATCGCAAGACGGGGAGCATGGTGCGCAATACGCTGAAGTACCAGCGCATCGACCTCGAGCGGCGCTCGGCGGCTCGCGCGGAATGGAATCGGCCGGTGGTATGGCCCTTGGTGTTCGTCGGACTGCTCGCGCTTGCCGCGATCGCACCGGCCTTCGTCCATTACCGCAGGCGCGAACGTGCGACGGCATTGGGAGGCGGCCGCTGA
- a CDS encoding SurA N-terminal domain-containing protein: protein MLESVRNNKRVAQIILALLIVPFAFFGLDSYFQDGPSGTDVATVGKSKISSAEFDQALREQQDRLRESMGGEVDRALLDSEPIRRSVVENLVNQRLLALHAAENRLIVTPQQLQQVIAGVDAFQQDGRFSIERYEAAVRAQGMTPAMFESRLAQDLRMQQVAQAVGDSAFTSRESIRRFLMAQLEERKVSEMQFPVSRFAGEVKLADDAARQFYDANGSRFERPARLRAEYVVFNQDAVLDQVSVADEAARKFYEANAERFSQPEERSARHILISAAADASADEVAKAKEKAEGILKQLRADPKRFAELAKAESQDPGSASRGGDLGFFGRGAMVKPFEDAVFGLGKGQISEVVRSDFGFHIIEVADIKPAHARPFEEVKGEIVEELKRQEASKKFAEQAEVFSNTVYEQSDSLKPVADALKLQIRTTDWIERVGGAVGDYTNEKLLNSLFADEAVTKGRNVEAVEVSRGTLVSARVVEHQPAQRTPFEQVKNVIEQQLKAEQAAKLAVERGEAALTALQKGESVPGEWSAARTVQRAKPELPPAAISAVFGSASSKLPAYVGAATQGGGYSVFRIESVNRVDIAKDDPRLKALEGQYRRLVAERDFNAFLESLRGRYAVNINTAAVRPQQQ from the coding sequence ATGCTGGAATCAGTTCGCAATAACAAACGCGTGGCGCAGATTATCCTTGCGCTGCTGATCGTCCCCTTCGCTTTCTTCGGACTGGATTCGTATTTCCAGGATGGCCCGAGCGGGACCGATGTCGCCACGGTCGGCAAGTCGAAGATTTCGAGCGCGGAGTTCGATCAGGCGCTGCGCGAGCAGCAGGACCGTCTGCGCGAATCGATGGGGGGCGAGGTGGATCGGGCGTTGCTCGATTCGGAGCCAATCCGCCGTTCGGTGGTGGAAAATCTCGTGAACCAGCGTCTGCTGGCGCTGCACGCGGCCGAAAACCGGCTCATCGTGACGCCGCAGCAGTTGCAGCAGGTAATCGCGGGCGTCGATGCTTTCCAGCAGGACGGGCGCTTTTCGATCGAGCGTTATGAAGCGGCCGTGCGGGCTCAGGGCATGACGCCGGCGATGTTCGAGTCGCGTCTCGCTCAGGACTTGCGAATGCAGCAGGTCGCACAGGCCGTTGGTGACTCGGCGTTCACCTCGCGCGAATCAATCAGGCGCTTTCTGATGGCGCAGCTCGAGGAGCGGAAGGTCAGCGAAATGCAGTTCCCCGTGAGCCGCTTCGCCGGAGAGGTCAAGCTGGCTGACGACGCCGCCCGGCAATTCTATGATGCGAACGGATCGCGCTTCGAGCGACCGGCGCGCTTGCGGGCCGAGTATGTGGTTTTCAACCAGGACGCGGTGCTGGATCAGGTCAGCGTGGCGGACGAGGCAGCGCGCAAGTTTTATGAAGCGAACGCTGAGCGCTTCAGTCAGCCCGAGGAACGCAGCGCGCGCCATATCCTGATTTCCGCGGCTGCGGATGCCTCTGCCGACGAAGTGGCGAAGGCGAAGGAAAAGGCTGAGGGCATCCTGAAACAGCTGCGTGCGGATCCTAAGCGCTTCGCGGAGCTTGCAAAGGCGGAGTCGCAGGATCCCGGTTCAGCATCGCGTGGAGGCGACCTCGGTTTCTTCGGACGCGGTGCGATGGTCAAGCCGTTCGAGGACGCCGTCTTCGGTCTCGGCAAGGGGCAGATCAGCGAAGTGGTGCGCTCGGATTTCGGTTTCCACATCATTGAAGTCGCAGACATCAAGCCGGCCCACGCCCGCCCGTTCGAGGAGGTTAAGGGCGAGATCGTCGAAGAACTCAAGCGTCAGGAGGCGAGCAAGAAGTTCGCCGAGCAGGCCGAGGTGTTCTCGAACACCGTGTATGAGCAGTCTGACAGCCTGAAGCCGGTGGCAGACGCGCTGAAGCTGCAGATCCGCACCACGGACTGGATCGAGCGTGTCGGCGGGGCGGTGGGCGATTACACGAACGAGAAACTGCTGAACAGCCTGTTCGCGGATGAGGCCGTAACGAAGGGACGTAACGTGGAGGCCGTCGAGGTGTCGCGCGGCACGCTGGTGTCGGCCCGCGTGGTCGAGCACCAGCCGGCTCAACGGACGCCGTTCGAGCAGGTCAAGAACGTGATTGAACAGCAACTGAAGGCGGAGCAGGCGGCAAAGCTCGCTGTTGAGCGGGGCGAGGCTGCGCTCACTGCGCTGCAGAAGGGCGAGTCGGTACCGGGCGAATGGAGCGCCGCGCGCACCGTTCAACGGGCGAAACCCGAGCTGCCGCCGGCAGCGATTTCGGCGGTTTTCGGCTCGGCGAGCAGCAAGCTGCCGGCCTACGTGGGGGCCGCGACGCAGGGGGGCGGATATTCGGTTTTCCGCATTGAGAGCGTGAACCGCGTCGATATCGCGAAGGATGATCCCCGCCTGAAGGCGCTGGAAGGTCAGTACCGACGTCTGGTAGCCGAACGCGATTTCAATGCCTTCCTCGAGTCCCTGCGCGGACGTTATGCGGTGAATATCAATACGGCAGCCGTGCGGCCGCAGCAGCAGTGA
- a CDS encoding ABC transporter permease, giving the protein MLAYVLRRLLYALPILIGVNLVTFGLFFVVNSPDDMARMQLGVKRVTPEAIERWKVEHGYDLPLFFNAAVHGSAQVTDTIFFQKSLKMFTFDFGRADDGRDIAQEIRDRMGPSLALALPTFVLGLFASVSLALILVFFRASYLDFWGVVLCVAMMSISSLFYIIGGQWLVSKLWALVPISGYAPGLDAARFLVLPVAISVIAGVGSNARWYRTIFLEEISRDYVRTARAKGLSERAVLFRHVLKNAMIPILTGVVVVIPLLFMGSLLVESFFGIPGLGSYTIDAINAQDFAVVRAMVFIGSVLYIVGLILTDISYTLVDPRVRLE; this is encoded by the coding sequence ATGCTCGCTTACGTGCTGCGCAGGCTGCTGTACGCACTCCCCATCCTGATCGGCGTCAATCTCGTCACCTTCGGGCTGTTCTTCGTCGTCAATTCGCCCGACGACATGGCGCGCATGCAGCTCGGCGTGAAGCGCGTGACGCCGGAAGCGATTGAACGCTGGAAAGTCGAGCATGGCTATGATCTGCCGCTGTTCTTCAATGCCGCCGTGCACGGGAGTGCACAAGTCACGGACACGATCTTCTTTCAAAAGTCCCTGAAGATGTTTACCTTCGATTTCGGGCGCGCGGACGACGGACGGGACATCGCGCAGGAGATCCGCGACCGCATGGGGCCTTCGCTCGCACTGGCGTTGCCGACCTTCGTGCTGGGCCTGTTCGCATCGGTCTCGCTGGCGCTGATCCTGGTGTTCTTCCGCGCGAGCTATCTGGATTTCTGGGGCGTCGTGCTGTGTGTGGCGATGATGTCGATTTCCAGCCTCTTTTACATCATCGGCGGACAGTGGCTCGTTTCCAAGCTGTGGGCGCTGGTGCCGATCTCGGGCTACGCGCCGGGTCTCGACGCCGCGCGCTTCCTGGTACTGCCGGTGGCGATCAGCGTGATCGCCGGGGTGGGGTCGAATGCGCGCTGGTACCGGACCATCTTCCTCGAGGAGATCTCGCGCGACTACGTGCGGACGGCGCGGGCGAAAGGCTTGTCGGAGCGCGCCGTGCTGTTCAGGCATGTGCTCAAGAACGCGATGATCCCGATCCTCACTGGAGTCGTCGTGGTGATACCGCTGCTGTTCATGGGCAGCCTGCTGGTCGAGTCGTTCTTCGGTATCCCGGGGCTGGGCAGCTACACCATCGACGCGATCAACGCGCAGGATTTCGCCGTGGTTCGGGCGATGGTGTTCATCGGTTCGGTGCTCTACATCGTTGGCCTGATCCTGACCGACATTTCCTATACGCTGGTCGATCCCCGCGTGAGGCTGGAGTAG